The Euleptes europaea isolate rEulEur1 chromosome 9, rEulEur1.hap1, whole genome shotgun sequence nucleotide sequence atactaCTTAGCATCTTAGCATACGTACTTCTCTATGTTAGTATGTATTTTTTAACATCTAAGCTTAATAAAAAAACAGTTCCTGGAGAACATGAAAATGTTCATGCTATTTTGTTTCATAACTGATGATTGCAAGCCCTTTCcctcactccagatacacaagggctGGTGAAGGTTGAACAGTAGTGGGGAAAGACAACCCATCATTCTCAGAGGTAAACTGATAATTAAAAAGGGTTGTATTATAGCTATATTttgttgtttgtgtgtgcgtgtgttctcCAGGCATGCAGTagccatgtggctcttttggttgatgagaaTTCCCAATGTAGCTCTCCCAATCTGTGGAATGAGTACCACTGGCTTAAAGTTACAATTTTGATACATCAGCTATCTTGGTTAAATGGTTTATTTTGGAGTGCTCGTATTAGTGGTTTGGATTAAATAAGTTGAAGACTGAAACCTGTGTTTGTTTCTATTCTAATCCTTCTTTCTAGGGATCATAACGCTTCTGCCCATTTACTAGAGTAATAAATTATCACACAGAATCAGCCATGCCTACAGAAGGGAAATCAGATATGGAGAGGATTGGCCTCTTTAGTGAAATGGAATATGTTACAATCGGGGATAAGTATGTCTCGCCCTTTGCCCGTACGTATATATCCTCTGATATTTTCACCACTGTGCAGTAGAgctgtttaaatatatatatacatatatatatatatttgcttctTGAAAAATAAGTCCCTTGAAACAATTTGTAGCAAATGGTAAGAATATTTTAAACATCAAGCAGTCGCATTTCCAATGATCCCATTTGTAGACTAGATATTTTTTTTGGAAGATTGCTTCATGTATGATTCTCCACTGGCAAATGAACATGCAGAATCAAGGTCAATATGTTACCCTGTAAAGTTGTGCCCTACTAGCTTTCCTGCTAGCAAGTTGAGGTTGTTCATTTTGACCAACAGGCTACGCTGGAGCCTTGCAACTGGGCAACTGCCAATGCATTGTTGCCCTAAGCCGAGAGCTATCCGATCTCCCCAAAAGGAACATCTGTGACAGATGATGACGGAACTCACTTGAACAAAAGCCACACAGGACAAGGGCTGCAGGGAGAAGGGGAACTGGGCAAAATCAAGCAGGGAAGCTGGTAGGGTAATCCAACATTATCAGCATGTCGTGCTGGTATAGAAGCATGAGTTGATGTCGCAGTGCTGTCTGTGGCCTTTGTCGCCCAATGCACCAGAGAACTGCATGCAAACAATCTGTGGAACAGGAGACTGGGAGATGTGGAATCATTCAAGTGGGAGAATGGGTCTAGGATTAGGTCAGTATACCATCACAGTAGGCCAGCTACACTGGGATTGTAACTAGCAGGCAGAAAAGCTACAAGAAAGATGCCACTATAGCTCAGCACTGTTGCTGAGCACCCTACAATTGGGGCGAGCCAGTCCCTTTCCCCCTTGGCGGCTTTTCTTGCAAAAGTTACTGGGTAGAAGGCAACTCTGTCATAAGTCATTGCGCCCAGCATCTTGCATGAAACAGCGGTAGCTTTCTACTGAGTCCAGCTTCTCTCAGTAGAAACTTTGCCTGCTCCACCACTTCACCAGCCATTCCTCCAAAATCCATTTTGACCCTGTTGGGCTAAGGCCCTTTGAAGACTCTGTGCCGGTGAAATGTTTTGTGTCCCTACAGACTCATCTCTCAAATTCTGTGACAGTAGTCTATGATCTCAACACTTTTTGCCAATGTATACAGCTGATGGTGCTAGTAATGTCCATAGATGGGCATTCCACTTTCATCATGTAGTGTTGCTGGTAGTGGTTGTGGGAACTGGTTCAAATCTGGCTGCTTAGGTATTTTGTGGCCCATCAAGCACATTGTTCTGTATCATTGTCTGGATTCTAGATCCAAGGACTTTCAAGCTATGGGCCTTCTGGGGTGGTGGTAAAGAGCTTCTGATGCTATAAATACTATTCCTAACATCTGTTGCCCGGAAACACTGAAAGGAGAATCCAAAAACAGAAGCcatgtaatactttttattaggactaatcaaaatgacacaaaacagtgtggAAGATTTTCTGTAGAGtgtgaaagcttgcacactgttttgggTCTTTttgattggtcctaataaaacTACGTAGCTTTGTTtggggattttgctttggactaaTATGGCTACCTGTGACTTCTGAATACCCCAAGGAGAAGTGGACCAAAGGCCTTCAACTCAAATTTTCCATTCCAATGGTGTGGCTACTTAGGCAAAAAAGTAAATTAGTATGTATATTTTTCATCTGCCATGGTATATGCTTTTCTTTGTGGCCTTCCCAACAGCTGGGCAGGAAGTGTCTTTAAATCTTCATCAGCATGTGGTGAGTGTCTGAAAGCAAGAAGTGAGGAAGTAGAGATAACACACACTCATAATGATAGTCAAAAGCCAGGTGGACCCTTAGGCTGGTAGTGATACCACCTACTCATTTTCAAGGCCCTTATAATGAAGCTGCAAGCAAGAACAAGCAAATGCTGCCCGGGGGTGTCAAAGAGAAGTGCGCTCTTCAGGTGGGGTACTTTGAACCTGTGTATGGAAGAATTTTTGAAGGTGAAGGTTATTCAAACCCCGTCCAGCTGCGGAGAAGATATCGAATTGAAGAGTCCAAGAAAAATTTGAGCAAACCTTTCCTTCCCAGTAATGGAGAGAAGACACCGTAAGTTCTGGGGGAAAAGGCATGAAAGTTTTGTTACTGATGTTGCCATAAAAAACTGGCAAGAAGTTATTTTTTAATCCCTGTTGAATTAAGCTTTATTTATTCCTAATCTTTACGATTCATTTTTGCCAGGAAAAGCCACCACAAGGTGACTTTTTGCTATTTTTTCCTCCTGGTTGCTAGTTCTAGAACAAAAAGCAAATCTTTTCTACCCTGCCACCACATGTGCTGCTACAGCACCCTCCTCTCCAAACCAGGGTTTTAATTCCTAATatgtttcctacacatgaagccagctgggtgactttggaatagtcacagctctcttagagctctctcagcccacctacctcacagggtgtgtgttatggggaggggaagggaaggtgattgtaagctggtttgattcttcctaaagtggtagagaaagtcggcatataaaaaccaacacttcttcctcctcttcttcctcctcttcttcctcctcttcttcctcctcttcttcctcctcctttcttaaATTCCTCATTTATATCTATTTATATACCTATAAATTGTTATTTCCATTTGGGGGGATATAAGCAACGAGATTGGGGAATCTGTTGCTTTGCACTTCCCTAGAATAATTCAGGCTGTACTCTGTGACAGATGAAGGATGGATCTCTGGTCTTATGTTGTCTGTTTATTCTTCCATTATTAACCAAGAAAATGTCCCCAAAATATTGACCAAAACAATGATGAAATGTAATCAGCCAAACACTGGCATAAGCAGGAATCCATACAGTTTTGTATATCCTAATGCTGATTATTTCATCTGCTCTTGATTGTAACGTAAGCAGACAAGCATCTTATATCAGTATAGCAGATTGCACATGCAGCAAAGAAATAACATGTTTTATCTCTCAGTTGTGGTATAGGAACCTATTATGGAACCATCGGTGGTCCGTGTCCCTTCTTTAGCTCCCAAAAAAAAGACAAACTTGTCTATGTGCCACCTGGGAAGAACCTATACACGAGTCCAGGAAAGAAAGGAACGGGCTATGGGTAAACCATTACAACTACTAAATTGCAATTTGTTATCTGTTTCTTAAACTTTGAAAATTGTTGAATATTGGCATCAACCGCGGTTTCGTTTTCTCTACCCAGGTATACAAATCTCACAATAGGTAAACCGTACTCACACTCAGTTGAATTGTATGACATAGGAAGACTAAACTTTAAGGTACAATTCTGTTGGATGATTTCCATTTAATGATTATCAGTATGTAGACAATataccccccctttcagattattAGGTCTTATTTGATGGTGCACCTGCATGGTTGTATACAAATTCTTTGATTTCTAAAGAAGCAGGATTTTACTCTGATGCTTTGATATATTTGCAGAATCACAGGTAGGAATTGCTTGAAGGCAATTCAAAAATGATCTAACTAGTAGGGCTTACAAAGCAGTGATAAACAACTATTTTGTGCCAGCAATGTTAGGGAAGCCAGTCCTCTAGTCCCCTTTCACTTTGAGGCTGATTCCATAAGTTTAAAAAGATGTCCTGCAGAGCAGgaatgagtgtgtgtatgtgtgaggctGCATATATCTGAATTTGTAACCTCAGTCTGACCTGAACCAGGTGACATAGAAGCTTGACCTCACCCTTATATGTTTGAgagaggttttttgttgttgctgtcaagtcatatctgacttatggcaaccccgtagggcaggggtggggaacctttctcccgccaagggccatttggatatttataacatcattcgcaggccatacaaaattatcaacttaaaagttagccgactaagccccaagcaggcagctgccccagatgacccccccccggcgtgggcaagcaggcaggcatccaactggtggcacactcacccacctggtggcacaggatggtctgttgcaccagccaggcatagccatccagctggAATTGTTCCTGCTCCACATGGCCAGgggcggattctacagccggctcctgctacctccgcctgcagggatgaaatgaggacacactggctaagaactcccccccccccacgcattctggcccttacccctttaacccctccgttgtagccacttctgcccccagccctcttgtagtacagagggaatatgtttctccatggctcgggtgggaacgggttaacacagtttcttgggcagtcctagcatctccatagctaacaactcttctgcaaggaggggaaagggttccttttcttggcaaaacaaattaacatctgccttgaatagaggctattcttgtctgcgtgagggggcagatcaccagtcttagatccttctgagctagagatctgccagaacccacgaagggccagaccaaatgattttgcgggtcttaaatggcccccaggcctgacattccccacccctgccctagggttttcaagacgagatgttatgaggtggtttgccgttgcctgcctccccgtcacgaccctggtattccttggaggtgtccaaATCCTTgctagggtcaaccctgcttagtttgcgagttctgacaagatcaggcatgTTTGAGAGTAGTTTATTCCTAATACAGTTCATGGAACTATTAATTGCTTTAGGTCCCTCTGGGAAGAAAAGGTGGCCTGAAAATGTctacatacttaaaaaaaaaactttatggaGCTAGACTATGTAAGGACAGTGCCTTCGACAGTGCCAATAGTTAAGAGAGTCAGCAATCCTTGGCCTAACCCTTGTGTatggagcccccccaccccatccccgaTAGGCCAACAACTGTCTGTTAGATGGCTGGAGCTTATAATGCTAAACTGATGTGTTTTTGTTAAAGGGGAAGATGacaatggggaaggggaaagtcCAAATATGCTTTCAGCGCAGTCCCTACTACTTCATAGAAGTACATATCCCTTTCTTATATAGCTATCTGGGATGATACCGCATGTGAAACTATGGCAAAGAGGTACAAATGCAGTGCCTACAAGTTCTCTTCCTCACAGCTCCTGGGTTTAGTGAACTCTTCATAAACGTTGATTATTTGAATCAAGAAAGACCATTCTGTTACTTGCTTTCTGCAGCTCTTCCCTTGGGATGTGCATGAAACATATTTTGCATTAACAGTCTGGTACATTTCCTAGAATTTACTATCAAATGTAACCTTTTTTTTCTGATTATTTCCCCAATATTTACCTGAATTTAACATGTCCAGTGTAATCTCTTACAACTCCGGTTTTCATAGAAAACATCTGAAGACCACCACCGACTGATGAAAGGCGGGCCTTTCAAATTGGACCTTTATCCCCGAGAGTATTTTGACATGAATCCTTACATCGATGAAGGATCGGCACCACCGCCAAAGAAGCCACCCGCCCAAGTACCAATTCAAACTGCCTTTAAACCAAGTTCTCCAGGAAAGAAAGTAAGATTGTTTTCCAAAAAAAATCCAACCAAATCTCTTCATTTATCTTATAGAAAGCTAAATATTTTTAATCAACTCTGGTTTTTtaacattgcatttttttttcatttagcaAGAGCTAAAAGAGACGATGTGACAATGCATGTATCTTTTCAGTACATACAGAGAAACAGGACAAATTCACAATGTGGTATAATAACTAAGACAGATGGTCAGTGGGTGCATAATGCAGTTACAAATGAGTATGAATTGCCTGTTTCAAAATGGTCAGTAGAAAAATATTGTTCAAACTAATTATTTCAGTTACAAGCAGAGTTGTAAAATTACCTGTCTGGAGTGATAATTAGGATGAAGGAGGTTTGAGATACAGGAGAATATCAATTCACAAAAGAAATCAAGGGGTGCTATTTTGTAATGAAAATAATCCGCTTGGTTAAACC carries:
- the CFAP96 gene encoding UPF0602 protein C4orf47 homolog, whose product is MPTEGKSDMERIGLFSEMEYVTIGDKYVSPFARPYNEAASKNKQMLPGGVKEKCALQVGYFEPVYGRIFEGEGYSNPVQLRRRYRIEESKKNLSKPFLPSNGEKTPCGIGTYYGTIGGPCPFFSSQKKDKLVYVPPGKNLYTSPGKKGTGYGYTNLTIGKPYSHSVELYDIGRLNFKKTSEDHHRLMKGGPFKLDLYPREYFDMNPYIDEGSAPPPKKPPAQVPIQTAFKPSSPGKKPGGMKAGTFDPFPTHSSEPYVTKLPKPITTNKQGRIFNSASTSRSRPIRSVIAANVEKSLNVTNYKDPQVTSY